The region AAATTGTCTCGCGACTGAAATGAGTTTGTCACCCCTGCGCTAACAGTTAGCTGGCCGGTAACCCGAGCGCACAACAGCACACTCGACACGGTCATTTGCTGACTCCCATGTCACTCACCGGGCCGGCCGCCACCTTTTAAGACACCGATACAGTATCCCATCCTTAACtcactcactcccaaagacgttttaaaacGTCTTTACAGACTTGGTCccgaattggctggtaccgaatgagttaatattATATCACGCGCATATAATAGGAATAGACCAGAAACATTTGGACTTCATTTGGGTTTGTTAATTGAAGGAAGGTGTCAACGTGACAGTTAACGCCGCCATCTCCTGCgagatgccaaaaaaaaaataaacgggtTTCTTGCTCTTCCGGAATGACCAGTTTTCTAGACAGGATGAATAGAAATAGCCCATGaccacttgattttctgtttgatacaaagaaaacaaaacattcggcGTTTAGCTTTTGACCTGACAATTTTATATAGTTACAGTAAATGCCgtattgaaaataaattagCTTCTTCCTCAATGTCATTGGAGAAGAGTACTTTTCTTGCCCGGAAGAGTAGAAATGGTCAATGAACATTTGCCTTTGTGGTGTGTAGAAATATAAAAAACACCGATTTTCACTTTGGACCCGTAATTATCTCAGCCGTCTCATGTTAGGcggcaattaaaaagaaatagcTTGCTTGTGGTCTGGAACAACTACACTGAAGAGATTGTGTTGAGAgtgcaagggttttttttttttttcttggttgccGCTTGTCGAATGTAGCAGCAGCATGTGAGTCGCAGCTGTACGCAAAACTATTTCAGCTTTGTCACGTTTTGATGGATTCTGTTTAAGCAGCGCGGCTAAATATTGACGAGAACGGATCATTTCGTCTCTAGTCCAGtggggatttattttttatttttaaaataattcgcTTATCTCACCCAGGAGGGCAAGAAGCAGTTTGACAAAGAAACGGAACGGTACTACTCTGTGTTGGAGAAACACCTCAGCCTGTCCTCTAAAAAGAAGGAATCGCAACTACATGAGGTAAAAACACAAAGCGCctaacgcgcacacacgcgggcctgtgattggcttgtTGTCCTCCTAGGCCGACTCGCAGATGAGCAAAGACCGTCAGGTGTTTAACGACGCCTCGCTGCAATATGTCTTCAAGATCCAGGAAGTAcaggagaggaagaaatttgagTTTGTGGAGCCggtgaggacacacacacacacacacacacgcgcgcgctagCAAGACGCCAAGGCAACAACtcttcaaaaatgtgtttgtatgaGTCCATTTTGAATGTGGCATGGAATGAATTAGTGTCAGAACAATTGGGAACGTTCAAATAACTGAAGATCAGAGAAGAAGTCGGGAAAGTCTTTCACATCCATTTGTAGGAGACCGGACTGTTTCAGAAATGCCCATCTTGATGTTTTAAGAATTATTCCGTTGTTgagtgttcacaacccccccccccccccccccattgaatttattttgtgatttcctcgttggATTTTCCGTTTTGGTGTCTTATTTTTGATTTTCCTTAGTGCCATTGAACCTATCATTAATtttacgtttttctgaggcggtcCTTGAACGCCACTTgagttgaatgaaaaaaaaaaaggaaggcacGTTGTCGGAGAGAGAAGCGTCTGTATTTGTTTGAGCGTTTTAAACAAagtgtacgtttaaaaaaaaaaaaaaacagaacgtcCGAGGAACTCGGTGAAGAAGTCGGGGCAAGATTTTCTCGCAAGATACTAAACGtcgagttgcaaaaaaaaacgacacttCCTGTCCAAAGGATCAGTTGTTTGTTTAAGTTGACCGTGTTAAAGTAGCATGAAGATTGCAAACTGAATGTTCCCCCTGGGGGACAATTCTAAAATGTTCTTTatctatttcttttcttttttttttttctcatgtaatgACTTTGAAAAGGGGTCCTCTCTGTCACCGCGTCATTGCTTGTGAACTTAAGCGTCATCGGCATCAAAAGCGGAGCCCAAAAGAAAGCCCAGCCGCCAAACACTGCCGATAAAACATGCTTCCACGATACATATCAGTGAAGGCCACTTCCTGTTACGGCCGCGCCACTTCCTGTGCGGAGATTTCTTCCGCCGGCCTGGGAGACAAAGTCTTTGTTGTGAACGTAAACAAGAACAGTGACCCAAACGGCAGCCTgcacgctctttttttttttctgttatgatAATCAATCTGCTTTTGTTGCCGTTGTACTCTTCAGCTGCTGGCCTTCCTGCAAGGCTTGCTGACCTTCTACCATGAAGGCTACGAGTTGGCCAGCGAATTTGAGCCCTACAAGCAGCAGCTGCAGTTCAATCTGCAAAATGTAAGTTCAAAACACCCGCCGGTTTCTCGCAAAGTGTCCCGGTTAGCGCGTCGCGATAGACAAAATCATGTATGGATCCCAACTCGGTCCTTCAAAAAGTTCCGCGAGAGGCTTCAGTCATTTCCCACCTGGCACTTTTTAGGCCCGGAACAATTTTGAAAGCACGCGGGCCGAAGTGGAGCGGCTGATGAAGAGGATCCGCTCGGCCGAGGAGGACTTTAAAGCCCCCGGCTCCTTCACCATGGAGGGCTACCTTTACATACAGGAGAAACGTGAGCCGAATCGgacgccccgcccccttttcgCAGACAAAATGGCATCCTCGCTGTGTTCTTCCAGGGCCGCTGGGCAGCGTGTGGACCAGATACTACTGTACGTACGAGAAGAGCTCCAAGATGTTCACCATGAGCAACACCGAGGCCCGGCCGGCCGGCAGACAGGTGAGCCGCCGTCGGTTTTGATGAGGGGGGGATCCCTGCGTTTATTTCTCCTCTTTGCGTTAATTGCGATCGCATCCGGCGATGATGGGATGACGGTAGCTGATTGACGTTTGCAGAACGGCGTGCCGAACGGAGCGCCGGAGATGTTCAGGCTGCGCTCGTGCGTGCGAAGGAAGACGGACTCCATCGACAAGCGCTTCTGCTTTGACATTGAAGTGGTGGAGAGGTAACGGGAAGCGAGGCGGGGTTGATATCGCCGCCGCGTCTCGGGTTCAATTGGCCTTTGCCCTTGGCGCAGACACGGCGTCATCACTCTGCAAGCGCTCTCGGAGGCCAACAGGCGCCTGTGGATGGAGGCCATGGATGGAAAAGAACCCGTACGACTTTGGAGTTTCACCTTGTGCGCCGGTTCTCCTTCTATTGATTTGGTGTTGAcgtttcgtcttttttttttctttccgaccCCTCAGATCTACACTCTGCCGTCTCTACTCAGCAAGAAGGAAGAGAGTAAGGCGGCAGATTTAATCTCATCTCCAAATCTGacggtttccttttttttttttaatcagatgtgttttttggggggttttttggtgCCGTTTTACAGCCTTCCTGAACGAGACGGGCTTCAGCTTTGTGAGGAACTGCATCGAGCTCGTGGAAACGCGAGGTACATCATGACGAGAAGTAAAACAAAGAGTGGAAGAAACGACGAATGAACAGCGCATTTTGACAGTTAAACCGTGATCAAGTGTTTAAAACTTAGTTCCTAAATGTGAGTGTAGGTCTCAACACTCTGGGCCTGTACCGGACCGGGGGTGTCAATTCCAAAGTTCAGCGGCTGATGACGAGCGTGTTTGGTAAGAAAAAGGCTTCGTTCTGATGTTATTtcctatgatgatgatgatgtcatgctgAAATCATGGCTGCTTTTGTACAGCCTCCACTTCTGCTTCGGACGCACGGCTCGACGCGGACGCTTGGGACAACAAGACCGTCACAAGCGGACTGAAGAATTATTTTAGGTGGCTGCATTTTGACCAAATTCACAacaccgtgaaaaaaaaaaaaattgctcttaACGGTTTCCCATGTGTATACGCAGGTGCTTGGCCGAACCCGTGCTGACCTACAGACTGCACAAGGAATTCATCAAAGCTGCAAGTAAGAAGGCCTCCAAAGATCACTCGCTAAAAATCGCTAAAATGAACGTTTTTCATAGAGTATGATGACCAGAAGCATCGCGTGAGGGCGATCCACGCGCTGGTCCACAAGCTACCTGAGAAGAACCGAACCATGCTGGACCTGCTGACCAATCACCTCCTCAGGTTTGtacactcagacacacacacacacacctccactaAGGCTAGACAAGATAAAACATGTAAGTTGCACTTCCACTCCAGTCCTCTGTGTGGCAGTAATGAACATTATTTAGCTGCCGACCATCACACACagaaccttttttgttttcttttgctcaATCTGCTGGATTGCATCACCATTTTTATAAACCCAGTAAGGGTCCTGAACATTTTTTATCCTTTTTGAGGATGTTTTATCCTTGGTGGACCATATCAATACCGCCTTTTTTTCGGGTGGGGTGTTCATTTTTGTCCGCAGGGTGTCATCCCACTGCAGCCAGAACCTTATGACAGTATCCAACCTGGGCATGATCTTCGGGCCCACGCTGATGAGGTCGCAGGAGGAGACTGTGGCTGCCATGATGAACATCAAGTTCCAGAATATTGTCGTGGAGATCATCATTGAGAACCACGACAAGgtacacacttgcacacaattaggacaacacacacacacacacacgttaacaCTTTGTGCTGTGTTGGGCTGTCAGATATTCAGCGAGGCTCCCGACCTATCGCTGCCGTTGCCGCCGCCTTCGCGGGCGACCCCTCGAAGGGGCAAGGCCATCTGTCTGTCGTCGGGGAAGAGAAAGGCCCGCCTCTACCCGCCCACCCTCTGCCTGGCTGACAACGACAGTGAGTGCGATACGGACGATACACAATGTTGCTTTATCTACAACAACAGTTTATCTTTCGAGTTACACACACTCAtggctattatttttttataggcGTGTATGTTCGCTCGGTCAGCAGATAGTTAAGTAGCTAGTTAGGTAGGTTGTCGGGGTGTGCGTCTCTCCAGTAAAAGGTGATTAGGTAAGATCTTGATACATGGGGTAAAAACACGGGGTACAAACGGGACATTTGGTTTGATTGATTGGGATTAAGATCAATCAAAATGTTACATCTACAAAGTCTGtcacaaataagaaaaaagaagacaaagattatttacatttaaaagtaGAAGCAAAGTGTGGACGtacacactactaaatactactactactaaatcCTGTGTAAATAGTTGGTAAAGCTTGTCAATTGTAACATTgctaacaaaacaaatattctgATCATAAAATTACTGTTGAGCCTAAAAATATCTTccccaaaaaaacgtttttttgcaTGTTGGTCCAAAATCAGTGATTTGCGTGAAACCAACCCGTTTTTTGCTGCTGATtactaaaaaaaatctttttgaaatGACTGGCATTAaaagttttttggttttttttgctggatacatatttgtttttttgtgggtccaggcgacaccttcagcagcagcagTCCCGGCACTACCCCGACAGGCAGCCAGGAGTCGCTGTCCTCACACTCCTCAGAGAAGAACGGCGCATCACTGACGGCGTCTCCGTCCTCGCCTCCGGCCGAGCCCGGTTCCTCCACTCAAGTCCACCCGCCTCCTTCCTGTTCCTCCAACGGAGACGATAGAAAATGGCCGACGGACAAggagacgccgccgccggcgttatccgcgtcgtcgtcgtccgcGGCATCTCTACGGAGTCTGCGCTCCGCGGCCGAGCGGACGGACTCCACCGTCTCCCTGTCCTCCGCCAAGGATTCCAAATCGCTTTCCTCCTCGTCCACCGTGCAGCTCTCCTCCTCGGGGTCCCCAGCCAGGGAGGCTCGCTGCGTCCCCAGGGCATCGTCCGTCTCGTCCCTGCGGAGCACCCAAGACGAGACGAAGCAGTCTCCGCCGCCTCCATCTCAACAGCAGCGGCGGTACAGGAtggcgtcctcctcctcctcctcctcatcgtctTTATTCCCTTACCCGCTGTCCACATGCTCCTCACTCACTTCCCTGCACATCTCGGAAGGTACGCAGCATCTTCCACTCGGACTTGAAAAAGCACCTCGAGCTTATGTGCGTTTGTTTCCCGTTTCAGACTACCGGAGCTGTCACGGCTCTGTGCAGAGTTTAGCGTCGCTGGGCCCGCGGGAAGCCACAAGGATGCGGAAAACTTCACACGTACGACGAAACTCGGACAACCTGACCCCACAGTCTCTGTCCACCAACggctaccagaggccaggatcCGTGTAGGTGTCCTCGGGGCGTACTGTTATTATGAATACCCGTCAAGTTCCGCCCTAGCTCGTGTTAACCGTGGCGACCTCATGTCACGATGTTCACGTTTGTTTGTGTACCAGGTTATCTGTCCGGGCGCAAAAACAGCGTGAAAGCTCCGTCTTCTCCTCGGCTTTGGACATTTGTGCTTCCGGAAGGTATGCCGATTCATGAATCAACGTTATCactttgttgtgaaatgttttgggAAGTATGAACTGTTTTGACACGTTTGGCTTGTCTCGCAGGGAAGCGAAAGCTCTGTACTCCTGCGAGGCCGAGCACAGCCATGAGCTCAGTTTCCCACAGGGGGCGCTCTTTTCAAACGGTAAGAACAGACGGGTATGGCGTCTTAAATTTGGGTTAGCAGCTGCAGTCAATGATTTGCCGCttattacctctgccaaggaagCTTTGTAAGTGAATTTAACGGGATTACTCAAAAGCCTCCGATCCAGTTCCCATTAAACTTGGTGGGACACAAAAGTCTCTGTAATAATCTTAATTAATCTGAATCACATATGTTTGGAATTTATTTTGCATCGtctttctgtcttctttttttttcttctttttctcggCAGTCCACCCATCGGTGGAGCCAGGCTGGCTCCAGGCGACCTACCAGGGCAGGACGGGCCTCATACCCGAGAACTACATCGCGTACACCTGAATCTCTCTGATGTCATCACTCTATATACACCCAAACATCCGCTGCCTGACTTGAAGACGTCCGTAAAGCGTATCCTGTTTATAGGTAAACATGTAGCTGAAATCACTGTGCGACATGACTGATTCTCATCTGTTTACTGTGTTTGTCTCACAGCAGtggtattttttgttgttgtttttaattaattgtcATAATTTAACTGTTGCTATTGGTCAATTCAACTGTCAGTGTCCACTCATGTGGGATATGTGGAAGCGAACTGTTGTATTGTCATCCTACTGCTGCCTGACGTGCCTTCTTGTCCTAATAAAGGACTCGTACATTCCCTAGCAGTGTTTTCTGGATTATTTCTCTGTTACGCAAAGGAAAATAATTTAACGGCAAAAGGTACACAGTTCACATTGCTGTATTTCAGTGGCTAATAATTTACTAAACGCACTCTTGGATTATTTTGTCGCGCAACACGTGCCCATAGGCCAAGCTTTCTTATTGATTTGACAAAAAGTGGCGAGATTATGATTTAGTCTCTCGTAAATATGATTTTGTATCTTAAAGCTTGGTCGGATTCTGATAGAAGGTGTACAAAGTTCCGTGCGGAACGTTGCACCGGGTGAAACGAAAAAAGACCTTGGCCAGCTTTTTCAAAAAGCACGGCGGCGCAATGAGCGAAGAGGAAAGCATCAGGAAGGAGCTGACCATCTACTTGCAGACCACTGAGGTGGACAGCGACGTCGACCCTTTCGACTGGTGGAAATGCCACCAGAGAAATTTCCCTCACGTTGCCAAGCTCGCCCGGCACTATTTGTGCATCCCGGCCACCAGCGCGCCGTCGGAAAGAGCGTTCAGCACCGACGGCAACATGGTCCCGTGCCACAGCGCTGCGCTCAAACCGGATGCCGTGGACCGTCTGGTTTTCCTAGCTCAAAACTTGTAAATGTTTCAATGACGGTTTcgcacatctttaaaaaaaaaaaaattgtggtcgATCGCGTCATTTTCAAGTTCTAAAACAAAATCATTAAGTACAAAGATGTTGCCAAATGGAACAGTAATAGCCTGGGCTTATTTAAtgttttaagaaaaataatagcACTCGATAATATTCTTACCATCGATTGACGTACACATGATAAAGAATTGAtcaccaccagggggcagtgtaATACAGATATACGGATAAGCCAACGACTGGCTGATTTAATCGGGCCATATTAGCGCttttaaaattggcaaaaaaatgtCGAATTTTTTGCAAATTAAAAATAGGGGGGGGAAAATCCccagtttttaaaataaaatttttagaCATTACAACATgagacaaaaaaatgctgacaataaCCCCCCCAAAAGACAGCAAAAATCATACGAATTATTAAATACTAAATGAAAAGTATTGGTGAAACACTCTGCCTGTAATTCATATCAAGTGaccaaaaaaaggtattttatTCATTATCTATTCTTTAATTAATCGTCCGGAATTtcttttctgccaaatatcgaAATCGGCTTTTAAAATAATCCATATCAGTCGGGCCCTGGGCTCAAACCCTCAGTGAGATGCTGTAATTACACCCATTCTTCGcagagttggaaaaaaaacatctatgtaTATGGCTGTGAGTCTTGTGTTGTTGGTCTGCACGAGTTGCtccagcatttttgttcaaatgtccATCACTTGGATTGTTCAAAGACGGTGACTCGGATGCGACCCattagctattttttttttttgcattttgtattgtgtGTTCCCATTAAGCTATGTGGACTTGACTGAAGCAAAACTGtgagcttgtttttttaaaaaaacacaatgtgcAATTAATTCTCCGGCATGACCAATCAACACTCCATCCCAACTGTTACATTTGCGCAACAGTTGGATCGAGCCTCAATCGATGAGTTATGCTTGGacggtgttatttttttttccactcgtcgAGCTATCTAAACAGACCGAATATCTATTGTGTACAATACATGTGTCGCTCGCTACTTGCGCGCTGAGTTGAGTAAACGGAGTCCGCAACAAGAATAAGCGTGTGAGTTTTAGTGTGAACAAGAGCAACTTTAGACGCGTCAGACGCGACACTGACGTTGCATAAACAACAAATGAAGATGATTGTAACCGCAGCAGTGCTGCAACTTACagtatgtccattttttttgttgttgtcacattTCTTGCTTCAACCCAATGGACTTTGTGCCGCTCCTTTCTGGTATGTccaccttggccacctgggagGAGTTTTCAAACGGACCCTCTGATATACGGTGCAAGTCATCTCAGTAAGCTGCGGTGACAGTCACTCTTCGtcgaggataaagaagatataTCAGTTGAGTACTGCATTACCATCGATTTGGCTGTGCTCAAGACTGGAGAGATTTATGTTTGTCCTTTGTCTTGTCTCCCAAAGGGTGAACAGCCTATCGCGGGGTCAGCCGCAAGAAGCGTCTTGATTTTGAATGACACTCGAGCAAGTTGGGGTATGTCCTGTTTATACAGTATTATCATTGTAGTTCGGTGTCTCGTGTTTACGTGTTATCTTGCATGCGAGTTACAGACGGCAGTCCTTTGAAAGCCATCCCGTAATGATTCCAATCCAGCCGCTGGATAGCACAGTTGCTTATACAAGTCGATAGAACTTACAAGctgcataaatgttttttttttaaaaactgaaaaatgcaaCCATACGAAGAAAATGTAACTCAGGATGTTGCGGTGATGTCGCCAAGTCGCCTCATCAGCTCATCCAGCGCCTCCGTGTTCTGAGACTTCTCTTCCAAAAGCTCGTAGCGGAGGCTGGAGATGTCTTGCTTGATTTCCTTCAGCTCGCCTAAGTCGAATCATCGTTTGgtcaaacgggggggggggtcgtttgcGTTTTGGCGCCGCGCGAGCTCACCTTCGGTGATTTCGTCGCTCTCCCGGTCGGCTCGGGCTTTGATGATGTAACGCTTGATCAGACGCTTCATGATCTTCTACGGTTTGGCTCAATGTGAGTCTTGTGGAATCCTCCAAAATGATAGAACGCATTCCGGTGTCGATACCTGATACCGGGAGGGACTTGTAGAACCGCTGAATGCCGAATGCTTCCCTTCTCCCATCTGAAAATCAAACGGAGAACTAAAACATGCGTGACTGCGACGGGAGGGTGCGATTGTTGATTCTGAAGAAGTCACCTTGTCCAGTTGCGTGTCGCGTTTGTCCTCGCTTTGCCGCCTCGCCAACCGCATCGCCAGAGACTTGACGCCTTTGGACAAGCCCAACATTGACTTGGGACTCGGGATCAGGTTGAAAGGCACCGGTAGGGTTCGTCCCTCTTCAAAGTAGGAGAACCACAGTTTGGCTCGGGCGAACTTCCACTCCACGTCGGCGTCGTCCTGGTGGAGCGCCAGAGAAATGACACTTTTGACGGCTGCACCCGTCATCACTCGGATCCTCAGCTGAACCCGCAAACTTTATCCGTGAAACTGACCCTACGCTTTGTGCATACTTTACCCTCGACACCATAACAACTTTGACGAATGGCATAAATTCTTCCGTTTCTCCCCAGCGTAAACATTTAGCGAATGTCTCGCGGACTCGGCATCCGACCCCGTGACAACCTCGATCTCCTGGAAGGAGCTGTTGATCATGGCGATGAGCATGTTGAGCAGCACGATGACCATGGTGACGTTGTAAACGCCGTACAGCACGTAGCCAATGTTCTCGATGAACTTGTGCCCGTTGTTGATGACCACCGAGCGGACCTCGGACAGTCCGAATATGGCCCAGAACAGCGTCTTGAAGCTCTCCTCCAGCCTGTTGCGTCGACAAACCGGAATCTAGTTTCGTATATGGCAGTCGAACGTCGAAGGAACATTGGTGGCTCACGTGGTGAAGGCGTCGTTCTGCTTGACGCCCAGGTAGTAGGAATACAGGTTGAACATGCCGATCATGAAGGCCAGAAACACCAGCAGGAAGATGACCATGAACTTGAGAATGTCTTTCACCGTCCTGCCCAGGGAGATCTGCAGAGGCCCGAGGCTCTCGTTGGCCGGCAGGATGTACGCGATCCGGGAGAAGCTCAGAACCACCGCCACTGCGTACAGACCCTCGGACACCAGTTGGGGATCCGACGGCAACCAGTGGATACGTGCTgggggtaaaaaacaaaacaggatggGATACCGGGTTGGAATAGCAGAGGTCTGCATACCGTATCTGGCCAGGAAAGATTTAAGACCGCTGTCACCCAGCGTAAAGTAGAGGAGCTCCGGAGGCAGCGTGACATTTGTCAGGTCGGTGTAATGCGCCTCGACGCGAGTCTGAGCTAAGCTGGCGTGTCTCAGGGCGGACAAGCGACAACTGAAGGACGCCAGGAAGATGGCCAGCATCCCAAAATCCAGAAAGTTCCACGGTTCCACCAGGTACTCCCCGGGCCCCAGACTCCAGATTTCCTTCACCTCAGTCCAGATCATACCTGTAAACGAGAGGATATAAGGTGAAGATCCGGCCCCATCCATCCGTCAATTTtcgctgctggagcctattccagctgatttagtcaagtcaagtcaagtcaacagtatttatagagcactttcaaacagccatcgctgcatacaaagtgctgtacatggagcgatttaacatatacaataaacagtaagacgtttAATAACAGATATTATTTAGGGCGCTATCTCCCAGAACCTGTCTTAGAAACCCAAATGTTCCCAGTTTCTGGATGGTCCTACCCATGACCCATGAGACAATGAGGATCTCCATCCAGGTGAAGGGCGTTGTGGTCATGCGATAGAGCAGCCTCGGGTCCACGCCCGTTTCTGGCACGTTGTGGTGGGTCATGTTGGGCAACAATGCGGTCCCCGCAAAACGGTCCGCCGCGTTCAGGATCAGCAGGCCCAGGAAGATCGTAAAAGATGAGGCGTGGGCCACAAACTTCATGAAGGGGCTTCTCATCACCCGCCCAACCTGgctccacaaaaaacaaacgcaaTCTGAGTTGGGGATGGGAAGACATTCGGACGGGTGGATTTTTCGATGAGACGCGGAACCGACTCTACTACATGGTGCGATCCAGTACGCCAAAGAAAACCCGGGTAGCCCCGTAGCCACGGCCAGGACCACCAGTAGTTTGACGCCGGTGGTCTGTTGCCTGAGACCCGGTAGGTTCTCATACCAGATACTTAGTAGCTGCTGTTGGCAGTTGGGATGGGCCACAAACTGAAAAACAAGAATCATCGTGACCACAGTTAGCCTAGCGCTAGCAAGGCTAAATCTTTAGATTCTTTATCCGGTTTGACCTTTTTCAGTTCATATTTGATGGCTAACTTGAGGCGTGCGAGGGAAGGGCGACCGGGCGGGTCGTAGCTGTCTTCGTAGTCGGTTTCTCCGTTTAGTATGGCCTCTACCTCCTCGGTGCTGCGGCAGAGGTCCAAGAGACCCACCACAAAGTCCTTACACTGGCTGGATAAGCGGCAATAGTCGTTCTACGCACACAgaagaaacaaatgaaaaagtcacatttttactCGCATCTTTCGCAGTCAGTTTGGCGGCGGAGTAGAACATTTTTTAATCCTGATGTTTATATCCTTGAAGATGAGATGATGCGAACGACACGCGTATCGTTAAACGTACCTTAAACTCCTTCTCGATGTCGGCTAGCATGGCCAGCTCGTTGCTGAGCTCCAGCGCAGCCAGCACCGGATCCTCGCTGGACAGGGAGAGGTAAGCGGGACTGGCCAACCCGCGGTAGGCGTTGATGCGAgagcgcgagtggctgaagGAGTCAAACTTCTGCTGGTAGTTGCACGAGTTGCAGCCGCAGAAGTAGTCGTGAGGTGGGTCGATGCGAGCCCCTTTACTGAGCAGCGTGTGGACCATCTCGTATTCTTGGCAGTGCGCCGCCAGGATCACGGGAGTCACGTCTTGAGAGAACCTGAGGTTGGTTATGGACCGCTCAGATGTGACTTACCGAGTGATCTTGAATGACGGCCATTGACTTCAGCACGAATCTAGgaaagctcccccccccccccaccccccgtcttTGTCTTACCTGGTCCCGTCCTCATCGTAAGCGTAGAAGTCATCCAGCAGGTCCACTTGAGCAGGGCTGGCTGTCAGACGATGGGCGTCTCGGAACGAAGGGTGCGCCAGTAGGGCCTCAGTGATGCGGATATAGCCCTTACCTGCAATGTCcagaatgttattttttttttgtccgcttGTCGCCTCCTGGTGGTCGGAAACTTTCACTAAGAATGACTGACGttgttgttacttgtttggaactattttgtttggaaggtcacagcg is a window of Hippocampus zosterae strain Florida chromosome 16, ASM2543408v3, whole genome shotgun sequence DNA encoding:
- the trpc6a gene encoding short transient receptor potential channel 6a isoform X1: MNYRRAATATAPIHDSPRARSRDNLLTCDDFPEDNRWLGQSQLLARLSAAKRRQALRGPAHMFTPPSGGPSEVEQRFLEAAEYGNIPEVRRMLLHVPHLNVNTVNYMGQNALQLAVANEHLEVTELLLGRPDLARVGDALLLAISKGYIRITEALLAHPSFRDAHRLTASPAQVDLLDDFYAYDEDGTRFSQDVTPVILAAHCQEYEMVHTLLSKGARIDPPHDYFCGCNSCNYQQKFDSFSHSRSRINAYRGLASPAYLSLSSEDPVLAALELSNELAMLADIEKEFKNDYCRLSSQCKDFVVGLLDLCRSTEEVEAILNGETDYEDSYDPPGRPSLARLKLAIKYELKKFVAHPNCQQQLLSIWYENLPGLRQQTTGVKLLVVLAVATGLPGFSLAYWIAPCSRVGRVMRSPFMKFVAHASSFTIFLGLLILNAADRFAGTALLPNMTHHNVPETGVDPRLLYRMTTTPFTWMEILIVSWVMGMIWTEVKEIWSLGPGEYLVEPWNFLDFGMLAIFLASFSCRLSALRHASLAQTRVEAHYTDLTNVTLPPELLYFTLGDSGLKSFLARYGMQTSAIPTRYPILFCFLPPARIHWLPSDPQLVSEGLYAVAVVLSFSRIAYILPANESLGPLQISLGRTVKDILKFMVIFLLVFLAFMIGMFNLYSYYLGVKQNDAFTTLEESFKTLFWAIFGLSEVRSVVINNGHKFIENIGYVLYGVYNVTMVIVLLNMLIAMINSSFQEIEDDADVEWKFARAKLWFSYFEEGRTLPVPFNLIPSPKSMLGLSKGVKSLAMRLARRQSEDKRDTQLDKMGEGKHSAFSGSTSPSRYQKIMKRLIKRYIIKARADRESDEITEGELKEIKQDISSLRYELLEEKSQNTEALDELMRRLGDITATS